The nucleotide sequence ATGTAAAGTAGTATGCACATCCATATATGTAAAGTAGTATGCACATCCATATATGTAAAGTAGTATGCACATCCATATATGTAAAGTAGTATGCACATCCATATATGTAAAGTAGTATGCACATCCATATATGTAAAGTAGTATGCACATCCATATATGTAAAGTAGTATGCACATCCATATATGTAAAGTAGTATGCACACCTTTACCTTGCCCAGACTCCAGATCTCATGCTGCTTTTTGGGTTCCACATGTTTCCCAGCAGTGAGCTCTGACTCTTGTTCTCCAAGAACTCCTCTGGCTTCAGCATGCCCACTTCATGTCCCTGCTTGCCCTGGGGTGTCATGGGGAGCGTCAGGGCATGCGCAGTGGCCCGGAAAGCCAATAGTGAAAGAGGCAATAGTAgctgaaattaaaaataaataaaaaagtaaattGTATAAGTTATTTAACTGTTTTATGATATAGAATCCAATTCAAATTGAACGAATACACTGGTATGACTGAATaccttttttatatttattttatttcacctttatttaaccaggtaggctagttgagaacaagttctcatttacaactgcgacctggccaagataaagcaaagcagttcaacacatacaacaacacagagttagttacacatggagtaaacaaacatacagtcaataatacagtagaaaaacaagtctatatacaatgtgtgcaaatgaggtgagataagggaggtaaggcaataaataggccatggtggcagagtaaatacaatatagcaattaaacactggaatggtagatgttcAGTAGATGGAAAAACAATTCAATTCACATTCAATCTGTTAGCTATTTGTGGGGGTGACAGGTCACAGAGGAACTATTGCCATCTGgtaggtgtaacagtataactttagaccgtcccctcgcccatacccgggcgcgaaccagggaccctctgcacacatcaacaacagtcacccacgaagcatcgttacccatcgctccacaaaagccgcggacCTTGCAGatcaaggggaaccactacttcaaggtctcagagcaagtgacctCACCGATTGAAACAGTATTTAGCGCGCACCTCTAACTaggctagccgtttcacatccgttacataggcAATGTAGCCCATAGATCCTCACTGAATAATTCCCATGGCAGTAGAAAACATGATCAATAACACATTAATTGATGAGTAGCTAGAGAAATCTATCCAGGGGCCATTTTGAGCCAGGGATCAAGCTTCATGGGAAACTTTGAGCCAGGGATCAAGcgtgtagggtgaagttgcctcTAGACGCTGACCTTTGGTCAGTTTTACATTTATCCTAATAATGGCTTAGGTCAGGATTGAGGGAGGGGAagttgatcctagatctgtagggGAAACTTCAACCTGGAGCGGAGGACTCAAGACCTGATAGCAGTATATCACGTGATCATCTTATAATCAAATAACAGCAGGTCTCGGTAAAAGTAGTAAGCTACTAAAACTCTTATTGTGTCGCTTATGTTATTTTGTAGTAACAAGGAATTCCCCTTGTGTTCTCAGACTGGGAAGAATGGGCACTCGTCCGTGGAGGACGCCAAAGCCACCATGGAACTGTACAAAGTTGTGGAGGTGGAGTGGGAGAGGACCTTAGCCTCCAAATAGCAGCTTAATTAACTTTTTTTAAACATGTAAATAGAATGCGTTGCTTGCTACGTACAATTATGAAGGAATCGGAGATGTGTTTGTATGTCGACAGAAAATATGTAAGATTTCTTGCCAACTCTCTTTGCTGCTCTGCTGAAAGTGTCCGTGAGCACATCATTCGACTGTCGTACATCAACTGACTGGCTACAACAACTGGTTACGAATTGTGAACATTAATTGTGAACATTAAACATTTCAACAATAGGCTATTTCAACAGAGTCCGAGTGAAATAGTTGTATATAACGACGATGAGAAGTGTTTGTGGCTCTTCCTCATAACGTACGTCCATTATGTATATCACAACACGAACTCTGAACACCGGAAGTAGTCGACTGTTTGGCTGTTAAGGAAGTCGGAGCATGGTGCTATGTTTATAGGTCGGTGTATAAATGTAATTTGTTGTATAACGCTGATTTGTGCACCACCATATTATCAGGATACAATTTGAGTGAAGACATACAGTTAAATTAGTCTGTCTGGAGAATATAGTTTCAttcctagctagctaatgttcgAGTCGACGCTTAGCATTATAGCTAGCCAATGACCCAGTTCTAGCTCGCCTAAACCGTATTTTCGACTGTAATATCATCCTGACAGCTAACGTTTACACTACACGGATTACACATACTTTTCGAAAATACCTAACGTTAattgtggctagctagctaaatttgaTCAATGTGTTTCATACTAAGATATTACCAAACTAGCTAGATTATATAAACGGCTAACTAGCTGGCTTCTTTGTTTGTCATTCATGACTATAATATATTCCTACAATTTCAGACATATCAGCTGCTTTGTTAACAGAAACCAATTTTGTTTTTGTCCAGGTATCACAATACTGCTTCCATTGATGTCATGATAATTGGGTCAGAATGACATTTGATTAAAGCAAATATTTGAACCTAAATTTGCACAGCAGTGAATGCCTTTATGTCCTGTTGAAGGGAGTGGGACGTAAACAGTTTTAGTCCAAGAACAAACCCAGCCCCAGTTGAGGAAGATTCCCCTCCCAAGATGTCTGACATTATGTTAAACCTGGACTGTTCGGGCAGCAGTGGACCCTGTAAGGACTCATCGGGAAGGAACACACACAAGGCATTCATCAACAGGCGGCGACTCTTGGAGAAAAGGGGTTACCTCAACAAAAAGCAGAACCAGCACAATCACAGACAGGGGAATACACATCAGGGCCCACCTCACTGGCACAATGGGGCCAATCGGCCGTCTCAACCCAATGCTGCACACAACAAAAGCATTGCTCACACGCAGAATACTCACAGTAAAAGTTCATATCACATACCCAGGTCAGATCATGCTAGAAGCGTTGCTTCCAAGCCTGCATCATCCACAAGCAGCTCAACATCGTTGACCATAACTGTGGAGAATTCCACCAATCCTGAGCAATCCACTTCGACTATCACCCCGGGGCACCAACCCCCACCCACCAGGACTGTTGCTCGCTATGCCTCTGTCCCAAGTAGGTCGGCCCCCCTTTGTAACCCCCTGAAGTACCTTGCCTTGGACTGTGAGATGGTCGGCACGGGCCCCAAGGGTCGCAACAGTGAGCTGGCACGATGCAGTATTGTCTCCTATGACGGAGACGTGGTGTATGACAGGTACATCAAGCCCACCAACGCAGTCACTGACTACCGGACTCGTTGGAGTGGCATCTCCTGGCATCAATTGGTCAAAGCCATGCCATTTCAACATGCCAGGAAGGAGGTAAGGCTCCCGGAAGAGAACGATCAAAGGAGGAGGAAAAATATGTTTTCCGTTTAACCTTTTTCCACCGTAAAGGACCTATGAGCATATCAAATTGGGTGttaaatgaaagctaagagtctatatttTGGGGAAATGAAGGCATAGATACATTTTTCAACTATTATCCATCTTGAAAATGTGATATtagcaaaggctttgatttctggatAAACAGGTGGAAAAGGGGTCTTAGAAAACATATACCAGAAAAGTCTTAAAATGTatcagaaatacatcaaaacacagtaatgttgaagtaaagacccctgccaactaatagCAAAACTAATtttgaactggactgt is from Oncorhynchus gorbuscha isolate QuinsamMale2020 ecotype Even-year linkage group LG19, OgorEven_v1.0, whole genome shotgun sequence and encodes:
- the LOC124005042 gene encoding interferon-stimulated 20 kDa exonuclease-like 2, producing the protein MSDIMLNLDCSGSSGPCKDSSGRNTHKAFINRRRLLEKRGYLNKKQNQHNHRQGNTHQGPPHWHNGANRPSQPNAAHNKSIAHTQNTHSKSSYHIPRSDHARSVASKPASSTSSSTSLTITVENSTNPEQSTSTITPGHQPPPTRTVARYASVPSRSAPLCNPLKYLALDCEMVGTGPKGRNSELARCSIVSYDGDVVYDRYIKPTNAVTDYRTRWSGISWHQLVKAMPFQHARKEILKILAGKVVIGHAVHNDFKSLSYSHPAVLTRDTSRIPLLNQKAGFPEKDVASLKRLTKALFNRNIQTGKKGHSSVEDAKATMELYKVVEVEWERTLASK